A window of the Comamonas sp. Y33R10-2 genome harbors these coding sequences:
- a CDS encoding FdhF/YdeP family oxidoreductase, with translation MNEQKIAFYKGPAGGWGALNSVKNTLLHQDIPLKGAKTLLSANQPDGFDCPGCAWPDRNHASTFEFCENGVKAVAAEATARRAGPELFAQYTVSELAAQSDYWLEDQGRLIEPMVYDAASDRYRPIGWDDAFAIIAKHLKALPDPNQAIFYTSGRASNEAAFLYQLFVRAYGTNNFPDCSNMCHEPSGTAMREQLGVGKGTVELVDFEKADAIFIFGQNPGTNHPRMLAELRAAHKRGARIVSFNPLRERGLERFADPQDKLEMATLGSSPISTHYFQLRIGGDLAALSGMVKHVLEQEAERGNVLDHAFIAEHCVGLSELQASVQSESWQALQEASGLTQAQMRAAADIYLGANSVIACWGMGITQHEHSVATIQMINNLLLLRGHIGRPGAGPCPVRGHSNVQGDRTMGIWEKPPAALLDRIRDVYGFEPPRDYGVDAVEAIKQMRAGQGKVFFALGGNFAAATPDTYETWKALQRCDLTVHVTTKLNRSHVVHGKQALILPCLGRTEIDMQGGQPQGVTVEDSMSMVHLSMGINPPASPHLLSEPAIVARLAHATLGASSHIDWLSLAQDYALIRDEIEKVFPDFANFNQRVAVPGGFRLRNTASERNWLTATGKAAFFAHALPKETAQQRAQKRMPEQQVFTLQTTRSHDQYNTTIYGMDDRYRGVYGQRRVLFMNAEDIRALGMQDGDWVNIQTVWDDGQERRADGFKLVAYDTPRGNLAAYYPETNPLVPLTAVAVRAGTPTSKSIPVILERATAPDSDA, from the coding sequence ATGAACGAACAAAAAATTGCCTTCTACAAAGGCCCCGCGGGTGGCTGGGGTGCGCTTAACAGTGTCAAGAACACGTTGCTGCACCAGGATATTCCGCTCAAGGGCGCGAAAACGCTGCTCTCGGCCAATCAGCCCGATGGTTTTGACTGCCCGGGCTGCGCATGGCCTGACCGCAACCATGCATCCACATTTGAGTTTTGTGAAAATGGCGTCAAAGCGGTAGCGGCTGAAGCCACCGCTCGCCGCGCAGGCCCTGAGCTGTTTGCCCAATACACAGTCAGCGAGCTGGCGGCGCAAAGTGACTATTGGCTGGAAGACCAAGGCCGCCTGATCGAGCCTATGGTGTATGACGCGGCCAGTGACCGTTACCGTCCGATTGGCTGGGACGATGCGTTTGCCATCATCGCCAAGCACCTGAAGGCGCTGCCGGATCCGAATCAGGCGATTTTCTACACATCAGGCCGCGCCAGTAACGAGGCCGCGTTTTTGTACCAATTGTTTGTGCGTGCGTACGGCACCAACAATTTCCCCGATTGCTCCAACATGTGCCATGAGCCTAGCGGCACCGCCATGCGAGAGCAGCTGGGTGTGGGCAAGGGGACGGTGGAACTGGTCGATTTTGAAAAGGCGGATGCCATCTTCATCTTTGGCCAAAACCCCGGCACCAACCATCCGCGCATGCTGGCGGAGCTGCGTGCGGCGCACAAACGCGGTGCTCGTATTGTCAGCTTTAACCCGCTGCGCGAGCGTGGTCTGGAGCGCTTTGCGGACCCGCAGGACAAGCTGGAGATGGCAACGTTGGGCTCCTCGCCCATCAGCACGCATTACTTTCAGCTGCGCATAGGCGGCGATTTGGCTGCGCTCAGTGGCATGGTTAAACATGTGCTGGAGCAAGAAGCTGAGCGCGGCAATGTGCTGGACCACGCGTTTATTGCCGAGCACTGCGTTGGCCTGAGCGAGCTGCAAGCCAGCGTGCAGTCTGAGAGTTGGCAGGCGCTGCAAGAAGCCTCTGGCCTGACGCAGGCGCAGATGCGGGCAGCGGCCGATATTTACTTGGGCGCGAACAGCGTGATTGCCTGCTGGGGCATGGGCATTACCCAGCACGAGCATTCGGTGGCCACCATTCAGATGATTAACAACTTGCTGCTGCTGCGCGGCCATATTGGCCGCCCGGGGGCTGGGCCTTGCCCGGTGCGCGGGCACAGCAATGTGCAGGGTGACCGCACCATGGGCATTTGGGAAAAGCCGCCAGCGGCCTTGCTCGATCGCATTCGGGATGTGTATGGCTTTGAGCCGCCGCGCGACTATGGGGTGGATGCGGTCGAGGCGATTAAGCAAATGCGCGCAGGCCAAGGCAAGGTGTTTTTTGCCTTGGGCGGCAACTTTGCAGCGGCGACGCCAGATACCTATGAAACGTGGAAGGCGCTGCAGCGCTGTGATTTGACCGTGCATGTCACTACCAAGCTCAACCGCAGCCATGTTGTGCATGGCAAGCAGGCGCTGATCTTGCCTTGTCTGGGCCGCACCGAGATTGATATGCAAGGCGGCCAGCCGCAGGGCGTGACGGTGGAAGATTCGATGAGCATGGTGCATCTCTCCATGGGCATTAACCCACCAGCGTCGCCGCATTTGCTGTCTGAGCCCGCCATCGTGGCGCGGCTGGCGCATGCCACCTTGGGCGCAAGCAGCCACATTGATTGGCTGAGCTTGGCGCAGGACTACGCGCTGATTCGCGATGAGATTGAAAAAGTCTTTCCTGACTTTGCCAATTTCAACCAGCGCGTTGCCGTGCCAGGAGGCTTTCGCCTGCGCAATACCGCCAGTGAAAGAAACTGGCTAACGGCAACAGGCAAGGCCGCATTCTTTGCCCATGCACTGCCCAAAGAAACAGCGCAGCAGCGCGCACAAAAGCGGATGCCAGAGCAGCAGGTTTTTACCCTGCAAACCACGCGCTCGCATGACCAGTACAACACCACCATCTATGGCATGGACGACCGCTATCGCGGCGTTTACGGCCAGCGCCGCGTGTTGTTCATGAATGCTGAAGATATTCGCGCACTGGGTATGCAGGATGGCGATTGGGTCAACATCCAAACCGTGTGGGATGACGGCCAAGAACGCCGCGCGGATGGCTTCAAGCTCGTTGCCTATGACACACCCCGCGGCAACTTGGCCGCTTACTACCCGGAGACCAACCCCTTGGTGCCGTTGACAGCGGTGGCGGTGCGGGCGGGCACGCCCACTTCTAAATCGATTCCGGTGATTTTGGAGCGGGCGACGGCTCCAGATTCGGATGCCTAG
- a CDS encoding LysR substrate-binding domain-containing protein, whose amino-acid sequence MNLLAAMRYLVSLDEHRHFGRAAQACHITQPALSNALRALEAEFGVMIVQRGRVYAGLTAEGLQVLQTGQEMLQKEAHLRQTLSAQAGCLQGRLRMAAVPTAMPMLVRFAALLRSQHPGVVPVLQAMSSPELERGLEDLSLDVALGYSDRIRNARTQCQAQYQEQYYWLSRVANAPAAEAALQWGDALPWAKVEQSNLCLLTPEMHNRQLVERTFQSLGLPLRVAMETNSVQALLQAVVDAGMSSIVPGAVLATAQATPGLQAMALVEPVVSSEVAFIYQQEQAAMPVLQAALALMGDAAWRAQCQLHAGALVH is encoded by the coding sequence ATGAACTTGCTCGCTGCCATGCGTTACTTGGTGTCGCTGGACGAGCACCGCCACTTTGGCCGTGCCGCTCAGGCTTGCCACATCACGCAGCCAGCGCTCTCTAACGCGCTGCGTGCGCTAGAGGCTGAGTTTGGCGTGATGATTGTGCAGCGCGGCCGGGTTTATGCCGGCCTGACCGCTGAAGGCTTGCAAGTGCTGCAAACCGGGCAAGAGATGCTGCAAAAAGAGGCGCATCTGCGGCAAACCTTGTCCGCCCAAGCAGGCTGCTTGCAAGGGCGCTTGCGCATGGCGGCTGTGCCCACCGCCATGCCCATGCTGGTGCGATTTGCCGCGCTGCTGCGCAGCCAGCACCCGGGCGTGGTGCCGGTGCTGCAAGCTATGAGTTCCCCCGAGTTAGAGCGTGGGCTTGAGGATTTAAGTTTGGATGTGGCGCTGGGTTACAGCGACCGTATTCGCAATGCGCGCACCCAGTGCCAAGCGCAATACCAAGAGCAGTATTACTGGTTGAGTCGCGTGGCCAATGCGCCTGCGGCCGAGGCTGCTTTGCAGTGGGGCGATGCTTTGCCATGGGCCAAGGTGGAGCAGAGCAATCTTTGCTTGCTGACCCCTGAGATGCACAACCGCCAATTGGTGGAGCGCACTTTTCAATCCCTAGGCCTGCCGCTGCGCGTAGCAATGGAGACCAATTCTGTGCAAGCCTTGCTGCAGGCGGTGGTTGATGCCGGCATGAGCAGCATTGTGCCCGGCGCGGTGCTAGCAACGGCTCAAGCCACGCCGGGCTTGCAGGCAATGGCCTTGGTTGAGCCTGTGGTGAGCAGTGAAGTGGCCTTTATCTATCAGCAAGAACAGGCCGCGATGCCCGTCCTGCAAGCTGCGCTGGCACTGATGGGGGATGCTGCTTGGCGTGCGCAATGCCAGTTGCATGCCGGTGCGCTGGTGCATTAA